In the genome of Massilia sp. UMI-21, the window CGAAAGGCTCTGCCCACGGTAGAGCCTTTTTAGTTTTTATCGGTCACCATCATGAAGTTTATCGACGAAGCAAGAATTGAAGTCATCGCCGGCGACGGCGGCAACGGGTGCGCCTCGTTCCGCCGCGAGAAGTTCCGCCCATTCGGCGGCCCGGACGGCGGCGACGGCGGCAAGGGCGGCTCGATCTACGTGGTGGCCGACCGTAACATCAACACCCTGGTCGACTTCCGTTACTCGAAGACCCACCATGGACGCAACGGCGAACCGGGCCGCGGCTCGGACTGCTACGGCAAGGGCGCCGAAGATGTCTACCTGCGCATGCCGGTCGGCACCCTGATCGTGGACGACGTCAACGGCGAAATCATCGCCGACCTGATGGAACACGGCCAGACCGAACTGCTCGCCAAGGGCGGCGAGGGCGGCTGGGGCAACATCCACTTCAAGACCTCGACCAACCGCGCACCGCGCCAGAAGACCGAGGGCAAGGAAGGCGAGCGCCGCACCCTGCGCCTGGAGCTGAAGGTGCTGGCCGACGTCGGCCTGCTGGGCATGCCGAACGCCGGCAAGTCAACCTTCATCACGGCCGTCTCGAACGCCAAGCCGAAGATCGCCGACTACCCGTTCACCACCCTGCACCCGAACCTGG includes:
- the obgE gene encoding GTPase ObgE, which codes for MKFIDEARIEVIAGDGGNGCASFRREKFRPFGGPDGGDGGKGGSIYVVADRNINTLVDFRYSKTHHGRNGEPGRGSDCYGKGAEDVYLRMPVGTLIVDDVNGEIIADLMEHGQTELLAKGGEGGWGNIHFKTSTNRAPRQKTEGKEGERRTLRLELKVLADVGLLGMPNAGKSTFITAVSNAKPKIADYPFTTLHPNLGVVRVSHEKSFVIADIPGLIEGAAEGAGLGHQFLRHLARTGLLLHIVDLSGFDEKADPVKEAKALVKELEKYDEELLNKPRWLVLNKLDVVDESERKKRVKDFVKRMAWKGPVFEISALNREGCQDLVNAIYLHLEEKRTSEHRAEETTMTEEARGINSIDPDDPRFKIIEE